The following coding sequences lie in one Leptospira selangorensis genomic window:
- the hemG gene encoding protoporphyrinogen oxidase, translated as MAKWVPDHIVIGAGFTGLLHAFLSLEEGESVLVLEKKESSGGLIRSVRTEYGIVERAANGILNCWELESLASRLGLDILLSNPASKKRYIFSDGKMRRMPLSVFEIISLVFSVLTVPSQPLPGESIYQWGKRVLGEKTLSKILEPALGGIYAGDLDAMSAELVLGKFLPEQAPLWKNILHLRNSRKDKPKLLPGRRGTVSFKGGIGTLLGALEARVSSQGKIKYNQDISSLKELRATYPKSKITIATNLGTALKLLKSEYKEFKSYQGMLDTLPIVSVTRFGKDSILNGKKGFGVLFPKDHKSFSSELGIRSRGILFNDFIFAGRTSDGIHSETFIMGGAGDREISSKTEDEIISVVEEDRKKLFSESGIPLNHYVTVWKDALPVYGPQLHAFNRDLDRVLPAEIRVEGNFRNGIGLKSILERAFYLYNPGLSG; from the coding sequence GTGGCGAAATGGGTTCCGGATCATATAGTAATTGGCGCAGGCTTTACCGGCCTTCTGCATGCATTCCTTTCCTTGGAGGAGGGTGAGTCCGTATTAGTACTGGAAAAAAAAGAAAGTTCGGGTGGACTCATACGTTCCGTCCGCACCGAATACGGGATCGTAGAAAGAGCGGCAAACGGGATCTTAAATTGTTGGGAACTGGAAAGTCTCGCTTCCCGCTTAGGGTTGGATATCCTACTCTCTAATCCTGCATCTAAAAAACGTTATATATTCTCGGATGGAAAGATGAGAAGAATGCCTCTTTCCGTTTTCGAAATAATCTCTCTTGTATTCTCCGTATTGACTGTTCCTTCTCAACCTCTCCCAGGTGAATCCATTTACCAATGGGGAAAAAGAGTATTAGGAGAAAAAACGCTCAGCAAAATTCTGGAACCAGCATTAGGCGGGATATACGCGGGTGATCTGGATGCAATGTCTGCAGAACTTGTTCTCGGAAAATTTTTACCCGAACAAGCTCCTCTTTGGAAAAATATTCTACATCTTCGAAATTCCAGAAAAGATAAACCGAAACTTCTTCCGGGAAGAAGGGGAACCGTAAGTTTTAAGGGTGGTATCGGAACTTTACTGGGAGCTTTAGAAGCAAGAGTATCTTCTCAAGGAAAGATCAAATATAATCAGGATATTTCTAGCTTAAAAGAATTGAGAGCGACTTATCCTAAATCCAAAATCACGATTGCGACCAATCTTGGAACTGCGTTGAAACTTCTGAAATCGGAGTATAAAGAATTCAAATCCTACCAAGGAATGTTGGACACTTTGCCTATAGTAAGTGTGACCCGTTTCGGAAAAGATTCTATCTTGAACGGCAAAAAAGGATTCGGAGTATTATTTCCCAAAGACCATAAAAGTTTTTCTTCCGAATTAGGAATTAGATCCAGAGGAATCTTATTTAACGATTTTATATTTGCCGGTAGGACCTCCGACGGGATCCATTCTGAAACTTTTATTATGGGTGGCGCTGGAGACAGAGAAATTTCTTCCAAAACGGAAGACGAGATCATCTCAGTGGTAGAAGAAGATCGTAAAAAATTATTCTCCGAAAGTGGAATACCCTTAAATCATTATGTGACCGTTTGGAAAGATGCGCTTCCTGTATATGGGCCTCAGCTTCATGCATTCAATCGGGATTTGGATAGAGTTCTGCCTGCTGAGATCCGAGTAGAAGGGAATTTCAGGAACGGGATCGGTTTAAAGTCTATTCTAGAACGGGCCTTCTACCTTTATAACCCGGGTCTTTCCGGTTAA
- a CDS encoding SRPBCC family protein, protein MIKTKNTKHISVTIPVSQKTSYEYLSEPKNFPEWASGLCKSISPLENGEWSIDSPMGKLTAKFTDKNPYGILDHYVIFSPENISYNPLRIIENEEGSELIFTLFQTEGMTPEKFEEDSNWIKKDLEELKEILIKKFAR, encoded by the coding sequence ATGATTAAGACAAAGAATACAAAACATATTAGCGTTACTATCCCAGTTTCCCAAAAGACATCTTACGAATATCTCTCAGAGCCTAAAAATTTTCCGGAATGGGCCTCCGGTTTATGTAAATCTATCTCTCCTTTAGAAAATGGGGAATGGTCCATCGATTCTCCTATGGGCAAACTGACGGCAAAATTCACGGATAAAAATCCATACGGAATTTTGGACCATTATGTGATATTTAGCCCTGAAAATATTTCTTACAATCCGCTCAGGATCATAGAAAACGAAGAGGGGAGTGAGCTGATTTTTACATTATTCCAAACGGAAGGAATGACTCCTGAAAAATTCGAAGAAGATTCCAATTGGATCAAAAAAGACTTAGAAGAACTTAAAGAAATTTTAATAAAGAAATTTGCTCGCTAA